A single Amphiura filiformis chromosome 8, Afil_fr2py, whole genome shotgun sequence DNA region contains:
- the LOC140159313 gene encoding uncharacterized protein, producing MAETWSINVLEIGAKILCILVLILQSVLLDYIFISLDEKASTAGRYFWIALDALIIIIWIISLIWSHRFFSKLTSPKRIPKGSGGLVRHVFKAAITELPFAYVSWLLYSSVLVAKILRMFSSPSGFGEALLKSPDDILLSPTGIKIVLSLAGIVFGLLAYSHHNEVHNSKYKLIIDKLAHSASLDVLDCLMLISYLFIADSGLLLPYPMDKAIKAFGCMCILLPVVPLFALRYISNRQDEKTFQMVLALNSALYLLFVNIPLFSLRIILWVRL from the coding sequence ATGGCAGAAACATGGAGTATCAATGTTCTTGAAATTGGAGCCAAGATTCTGTGCATCTTAGTTCTTATTCTTCAGTCAGTACTCCTTGACTACATCTTCATCTCGCTTGACGAGAAGGCCAGTACTGCAGGACGTTATTTCTGGATCGCCCTCGATGcgttgatcatcatcatctggaTAATTTCCCTCATCTGGAGCCATAGATTTTTCTCCAAATTGACATCGCCTAAAAGAATACCAAAGGGCAGCGGAGGTCTTGTCAGACACGTCTTCAAGGCAGCCATCACAGAGCTGCCTTTCGCGTACGTCAGCTGGCTGCTCTATTCCTCAGTGTTGGTAGCAAAGATACTGCGTATGTTTTCAAGCCCATCAGGCTTTGGCGAAGCATTGCTAAAATCGCCCGATGATATTCTCCTTTCGCCTACTGGCATTAAGATTGTTTTGTCTTTAGCAGGGATCGTGTTTGGCTTACTAGCTTATTCACATCACAATGAAGTGCATAATTcaaagtataagcttattattgaTAAGCTTGCTCATTCTGCAAGTTTAGATGTTCTGGATTGTCTTATGCTTATCTCATATCTATTCATTGCAGACTCGGGTCTGCTCCTGCCTTATCCAATGGACAAGGCCATCAAGGCATTTGGTTGCATGTGTATCCTGCTTCCTGTTGTACCTTTGTTTGCCTTACGTTATATCTCAAACAGGCAAGATGAAAAGACCTTTCAGATGGTGTTAGCGCTTAACTCAGCCTTGTATTTACTTTTCGTAAACATCCCATTGTTTTCGTTAAGAATCATCCTTTGGGTCCGTCTATGA
- the LOC140159311 gene encoding coadhesin-like isoform X1 gives MCLVYSYLSLLIAVGFISILNNVKGNPVPADERIFCFQNHEPRGRYGPCDTPSNSSDADGENVFDTPEDCCALVGQGGGYTPNRSGSRCTSCTSVLGVPGENAGNPVDGSIDGGWSDWIGWTDCSVTCGEGMKTKTRTCTNPAPANGGRDCNGESNKEKTCDMGSCVVDGNWGNWGSYGICSATCGRTATQTRTRECDDPAPQNGGTACDGDSEQTRICPGLPNCPIDGGWSSWGVWSDCSTTCGAGLQVQVRVCNNPSPQYGGQDCPGDAVRSEPCNVKACPIPGGWSNWGEWSPSCSATKCNEVGLQLRQRLCDNPPPQNNGPYCRGSSYSSQPCTNTDACPVDGGWGEWGEYGECSETCGDLSQRTRMRECNNPAPRNGGLECMGIGVEAQGCDGLQPCPTPSPGSGDCGDDEDADCQGSGSGATPTPTPDPCSLFENYYSYDLCTKGIIDPPDVPGNEEDMVPTPTTATEQATQPDDPFAYESFSSF, from the exons ATGTGTCTTGTATATTCCTATTTATCATTACTGATTGCTGTTGGATTTATATCAATTCTTAATAATGTCAAAGGAAATCCAGTTCCAGCAG ATGAaagaattttttgttttcaaaaccaCGAGCCAAGAGGACGATATGGGCCTTGTGATACGCCATCAAACTCGTCTGATGCGGATGGTGAAAATGTGTTCGATACTCCGGAAGACTGTTGCGCACTAGTTGGACAAGGTGGCGGGTACACACCAAATAGGAGCGGCTCAAGATGTACTTCCTGTACTTCCGTGTTAGGAGTGCCGGGTGAAAATGCAG GAAACCCTGTTGACGGCTCTATTGACGGAGGATGGAGTGATTGGATTGGCTGGACTGACTGCTCTGTTACTTGCGGGGAGGGAATGAAAACTAAAACACGAACATGTACAAATCCAGCTCCAGCAAATGGCGGCAGGGACTGCAACGGAGAGTCAAATAAAGAAAAGACATGTGACATGGGATCTTGCGTGG TTGATGGTAACTGGGGCAATTGGGGATCTTATGGAATTTGCAGCGCAACATGTGGACGCACAGCAACCCAGACACGAACGCGAGAATGTGATGATCCTGCACCACAAAATGGAGGAACAGCGTGTGATGGAGATTCAGAACAAACACGAATTTGTCCCGGCCTTCCGAACTGTCCAA TTGATGGCGGTTGGTCAAGTTGGGGTGTTTGGTCCGACTGTTCTACAACTTGTGGAGCTGGATTACAAGTCCAAGTACGAGTATGTAACAACCCATCCCCACAATACGGTGGACAAGACTGCCCAGGAGATGCTGTCAGATCCGAACCATGTAATGTCAAGGCTTGTCCAA TTCCCGGAGGATGGTCTAATTGGGGTGAGTGGTCACCATCATGTTCAGCAACAAAATGTAACGAAGTTGGTTTACAATTACGACAACGTCTTTGTGAcaacccaccacctcaaaataaTGGGCCATATTGCAGAGGATCTAGTTACAGCAGTCAACCATGTACAAATACAGATGCATGCCCAG TTGATGGTGGATGGGGTGAATGGGGCGAATATGGGGAATGTTCAGAAACATGTGGCGATTTATCACAAAGGACACGAATGAGGGAATGCAACAACCCAGCACCCAGGAATGGTGGTCTGGAATGTATGGGAATTGGAGTAGAGGCACAGGGTTGCGATGGTCTACAACCTTGTCCTACACCAAGTCCTGGAAGTGGTGATTGTGGCGATGATGAAGATGCTGACTGTCAG ggTTCGGGATCTGGAGCCACACCAACGCCAACGCCTGACCCATGTAGTCTGTTTGAGAACTACTATTCGTATGATTTATGTACAAAAGGTATAATCGATCCTCCTGATGTACCTGGCAATGAAGAGGACATGGTACCAACACCAACCACCGCAACAGAGCAAGCTACACAACCCGATGATCCATTTGCTTACGAATCATTCTcctcattttaa
- the LOC140159311 gene encoding properdin-like isoform X2 — protein sequence MILIYSYLILITGFISFLNVEGNPVQSVDGNWGNWGSYGICSATCGRTATQTRTRECDDPAPQNGGTACDGDSEQTRICPGLPNCPIDGGWSSWGVWSDCSTTCGAGLQVQVRVCNNPSPQYGGQDCPGDAVRSEPCNVKACPIPGGWSNWGEWSPSCSATKCNEVGLQLRQRLCDNPPPQNNGPYCRGSSYSSQPCTNTDACPVDGGWGEWGEYGECSETCGDLSQRTRMRECNNPAPRNGGLECMGIGVEAQGCDGLQPCPTPSPGSGDCGDDEDADCQGSGSGATPTPTPDPCSLFENYYSYDLCTKGIIDPPDVPGNEEDMVPTPTTATEQATQPDDPFAYESFSSF from the exons ATGATTCTCATCTATTCCTATTTGATACTAATAACTGGATTTATATCATTTCTTAATGTGGAAGGAAACCCAGTTCAATCAG TTGATGGTAACTGGGGCAATTGGGGATCTTATGGAATTTGCAGCGCAACATGTGGACGCACAGCAACCCAGACACGAACGCGAGAATGTGATGATCCTGCACCACAAAATGGAGGAACAGCGTGTGATGGAGATTCAGAACAAACACGAATTTGTCCCGGCCTTCCGAACTGTCCAA TTGATGGCGGTTGGTCAAGTTGGGGTGTTTGGTCCGACTGTTCTACAACTTGTGGAGCTGGATTACAAGTCCAAGTACGAGTATGTAACAACCCATCCCCACAATACGGTGGACAAGACTGCCCAGGAGATGCTGTCAGATCCGAACCATGTAATGTCAAGGCTTGTCCAA TTCCCGGAGGATGGTCTAATTGGGGTGAGTGGTCACCATCATGTTCAGCAACAAAATGTAACGAAGTTGGTTTACAATTACGACAACGTCTTTGTGAcaacccaccacctcaaaataaTGGGCCATATTGCAGAGGATCTAGTTACAGCAGTCAACCATGTACAAATACAGATGCATGCCCAG TTGATGGTGGATGGGGTGAATGGGGCGAATATGGGGAATGTTCAGAAACATGTGGCGATTTATCACAAAGGACACGAATGAGGGAATGCAACAACCCAGCACCCAGGAATGGTGGTCTGGAATGTATGGGAATTGGAGTAGAGGCACAGGGTTGCGATGGTCTACAACCTTGTCCTACACCAAGTCCTGGAAGTGGTGATTGTGGCGATGATGAAGATGCTGACTGTCAG ggTTCGGGATCTGGAGCCACACCAACGCCAACGCCTGACCCATGTAGTCTGTTTGAGAACTACTATTCGTATGATTTATGTACAAAAGGTATAATCGATCCTCCTGATGTACCTGGCAATGAAGAGGACATGGTACCAACACCAACCACCGCAACAGAGCAAGCTACACAACCCGATGATCCATTTGCTTACGAATCATTCTcctcattttaa